GGCGGAGGGCAAGGTCAGGGCGTTGGGCGTGTCCAACATGTCCGGATCGCAGATCGAAGTGCTGCAGGACCGGCTCGAGACCCCGGTGGTCGCCAACCAGCTGGAGATGAGCCTGCTCAAACGCGCCTGGCTGGAGAGCACGGTGCTGGTCAACCATGCCGAGGGAACGGACTACAGCTTCCCGCACGGCACCGTGGAGCACTGCGTCCGGCACGGAATCACCCTGCAGGCCTACGGCTCCCTGGCGCGGGGCCTCTACACCGGGGCGCCCGCCGCAACGCGGTCGGCCGCGGAAGAGGCGACCGCGGGGCTCGTGGCGCAGCTGGCGGCGGAGAAAAAGACCACCGGGGAATCGATCCTGCTGGGCTGGCTGATGAGGCACCCGGCCCGGATCGCCCCCGTGATCGGCACTGCCAACCCGGACCGCATCCGTGCCTGTGCGGACGTGGCCGCGGTGGCCGCGGGCCTGACCCGGGCGCAGTGGTACCGGCTCTGGGTGACGGCGCGCGGCAGCAACATCCCGTAACTTGTGATTTTGGTCGTATTGGTCGGTCTCCAGGGCCGGATAACTTGGCTGGGGACAGCCCTGAACGGATAGCGTAGAGACATGACCTCCACCACCACTGCCGGGACCGTCCGGCCTCAACGCAACATCCCAGCTGAAATCGCACGCTCCTGGCTGCTGGTCAACGCTATGAAAACCGAGCTCTTCGACCAGTCGGCCGCCTCCCGCGCGGACGCGATCATCCTGGACATCGAAGACGCGGTGGACCCCTCACAGAAGGATGCCGCCCGCGGAAACGTCGTGGACTGGCTGACCGGCGGCGGCAGCGCCTGGGTCCGGATCAACGACGCCACGAGCCCCTTCTGGGCCGACGACC
This DNA window, taken from Pseudarthrobacter sp. ATCC 49987, encodes the following:
- a CDS encoding aldo/keto reductase, with product MSSTPGREPAEQPAQELIYGCMGLGGTWSPEPHLSAHVDEAAAAVEAALEVGITLFDHADIYRGGKSEAVFGEVLAQTPGLREKIRLQTKCGIRLNEQGLETHYDLSRDGILTRVNESLARLRTDYVDVLMLHRPDPLMDPAEVASAVGQLMAEGKVRALGVSNMSGSQIEVLQDRLETPVVANQLEMSLLKRAWLESTVLVNHAEGTDYSFPHGTVEHCVRHGITLQAYGSLARGLYTGAPAATRSAAEEATAGLVAQLAAEKKTTGESILLGWLMRHPARIAPVIGTANPDRIRACADVAAVAAGLTRAQWYRLWVTARGSNIP